In the Candidatus Stygibacter australis genome, TTTCATCATCGCTTTCATGGGCTGCTATCACTTTCAGGGTGATCTCAGCTGGCACTTTTTCATAATGTGAGTAATCCTGAATGAACTTTCCACGTCCCTGTGTGAGTGATTTCAGAACTGGATAGTAGTTGTATAATTCCACGAGTGGGATAGTGGCATTCAATATCTGTTTACGACCTTTTTGTTCCATACCGCTGATGCGTCCACGACGAGTAGAAATATCACCCATCACGTCGCCCATGTATTCATTTGGGATAATGATCTGCACGTTATGAATGGGTTCCAGCAGAATTGGTTTACCTTCAGCAAATGCTTTTTTCATTGCCTGCCAGGAAGCTATCTTAAATGCCATCTCAGAAGAATCCACATCATGGTAACTGCCAAAATATACTTCTACTTGAACATCCACAATCGGATTTCCGCAAATTACGCCTTTCACAAGTATCTCTTTCAGTCCCTTTTCAATCGCGGGAATGTAATTAGACGGAATAGTTCCTCCTACAACGGAGTTCTTGAATTCAAATCCATGACCACGCTCCATAGGTTTTACACGGAAGTATACTTCCGCATACTGTCCACGTCCACCAGACTGCTTTTTGTGCTTATAGCTCACGTCTACAGTGCCACCCTGAAGGGTCTCGCGATAGTTCACAGATGGAGTTTGCAGAGAAGCCTCTATTTTAAAGCGGCTCAATAATTTCTTTAGGACAAGCTGAATCTGTTGATCACCAATACCAGAAAGCACATATTCACCGGCTTCTGTATTCATACTCAGGTTCAAAGTTGGGTCTTCATCCAAAAGTTTAGTTAAACCACTTCCGATCTTGTCTTCATCTTTCTGATATACAGCTGAGATCGCCTGCCAGTAAACCGGAGTAGGTAAGGTGATAGCTTTCTTACGCATATCACTTCCCTGCTTAACGATAGAATTAAATGACCGGATAGCTTTCACTTTCACCAATCCACCAATATCACCAGCACAAAGCTCTTCAGCATCACTACGGCTTTTTCCTACGAAATAAGACATGGAACCAATTCTGTCCTTAGATGCTTTCTCAGGAATATATACGTCTAATGCAGCGGTAAGTTTTCCTGAAAACACGCGAACGTAGGCAATCTCGCCCAGATTGGCATCACTGGAAAGCTTAAAAGAATAAGCAAGTAACTGACCATCTTCAGAGCAGATTATTTCCTGATTTTCATCATTTACCGTTGTTTTTATTTTATTTAACTCAGCAGGTGAAGGGAGATAATCTGTCACAGCATTCAGCAGTGAATCAATGGCAATGTTTTCTGCTGCAGAAACCGCAAATACAGGGAATAATGAGCCAGTACTAATAGCTTTTTTAATCCCGCCAGCCA is a window encoding:
- the fusA gene encoding elongation factor G, which encodes MKKYDMTQIRNVALVGGSGSGKTTLAEHILNVAKKTSRIGRVEDGNTVMDYTQEEIDKGMSMSLSLANFEWKHNKINLLDTPGTADFAADQLSASQAVETLLFVANAASTSFEVGLEQVLELLEEADCARALIVNGMDREGADFNKTLEFIRDNSDYNPVPLLVPIGSESKFEGVVDIIKGKAFIKGEAKDIPANMVDMIEESRMSLMEAVAESDDALLEKYFEAGELTSEELAGGIKKAISTGSLFPVFAVSAAENIAIDSLLNAVTDYLPSPAELNKIKTTVNDENQEIICSEDGQLLAYSFKLSSDANLGEIAYVRVFSGKLTAALDVYIPEKASKDRIGSMSYFVGKSRSDAEELCAGDIGGLVKVKAIRSFNSIVKQGSDMRKKAITLPTPVYWQAISAVYQKDEDKIGSGLTKLLDEDPTLNLSMNTEAGEYVLSGIGDQQIQLVLKKLLSRFKIEASLQTPSVNYRETLQGGTVDVSYKHKKQSGGRGQYAEVYFRVKPMERGHGFEFKNSVVGGTIPSNYIPAIEKGLKEILVKGVICGNPIVDVQVEVYFGSYHDVDSSEMAFKIASWQAMKKAFAEGKPILLEPIHNVQIIIPNEYMGDVMGDISTRRGRISGMEQKGRKQILNATIPLVELYNYYPVLKSLTQGRGKFIQDYSHYEKVPAEITLKVIAAHESDDES